One region of Candidatus Dormiibacterota bacterium genomic DNA includes:
- the uppS gene encoding polyprenyl diphosphate synthase — protein MLQPAAVAEAPEHVAVIMDGNRRWARDRGLPIAEGYRRGIVALREAVKGALETGVRRLTVYGFSTENWTRDAREVNVVTQLCAACARSEKPLLVAQGVRVELIGDLERFAFPVRAALRDLVRSTAHNTRLTLSLALNYSGRAEILRAVRAIAADVAAGRLEPSLVDENALRERMYAPHAPDPDLLVRTGGDQRISNFLLYQLAYTELLTLPHMWPDFTAADFTSAIEAFGERRRRYGA, from the coding sequence ATGTTGCAGCCTGCCGCCGTCGCCGAAGCGCCCGAACACGTCGCCGTCATCATGGACGGCAATCGCCGTTGGGCCCGGGATCGCGGCCTGCCGATCGCCGAGGGCTACCGGCGCGGCATCGTCGCCTTGCGCGAGGCGGTGAAGGGCGCGCTCGAAACAGGCGTGCGCCGCCTTACCGTCTACGGTTTCTCGACGGAGAACTGGACGCGCGACGCGCGCGAAGTCAACGTCGTCACGCAGCTGTGCGCTGCCTGCGCTCGAAGCGAGAAGCCCCTGCTCGTGGCGCAAGGAGTGCGCGTCGAGCTCATCGGCGATCTCGAGAGGTTCGCGTTTCCCGTCCGCGCCGCACTTCGCGACCTGGTCCGCAGCACGGCGCACAATACGCGCCTCACGCTCAGCCTCGCGCTCAACTACAGCGGTCGCGCGGAAATTCTACGAGCGGTCCGCGCCATCGCCGCGGATGTCGCGGCGGGGCGGCTCGAGCCGTCGCTGGTCGATGAAAATGCGCTGCGCGAGCGCATGTACGCGCCACACGCGCCCGACCCCGACCTCCTCGTGCGAACCGGCGGCGATCAACGGATCTCTAACTTCTTGCTCTACCAGCTCGCGTACACCGAGCTGCTTACGCTGCCGCACATGTGGCCCGATTTCACGGCCGCCGATTTTACGAGCGCCATTGAGGCGTTTGGGGAGCGCCGGCGCCGTTACGGCGCCTGA
- a CDS encoding PDZ domain-containing protein — MSQGYYRYPTIAGNRIAFVCEDDLWSVGADGGTAVRLTVSFGSCSFPRFSPDGAWIAFTSTDEGHPEVYLMPSEGGKPQRLTFLGSTIASTVGWSEDGREIAFVANPGAWYPNETRAFLVPREGGTPSELPLGHAKTIAYGGRNALAIGRNSTDPARWKRYRGGTAGEIWIDASGDGTFDRLDLPDGNPTWPMWIADRIFFLADHDGIGNVYSCALDGRDIQRHTHENEYYARFPSSDGGRIVYASGGRIMRYDIIADDTREIPIETHSAAPQTARRFESASEGLEHFAPHPDGTSIALISRGQPFTMPFFEGAAIHHGTGSRARYRLAEWMHDGKRFICVTDRNGYEQLEMHDLGTTTPSVSLVTVGDVGRITELAASPARDIVAFANHRYELCVLDVADGITRTLDKSPAQRITDLAFSPDGRFLAYSWSPVAGTSILRVAKIKSGRVHDVTPPLRDDRSPAWDPEGRYLYFISTRDFNPVYDALQFDLSFPQAHRPFVITLRADVSSPFVPKPRPIHRDHEPAKAERNDKRDPKDVTIDFDGIAGRILGFPVEEGDYQQIVASKERVLFTRFPVRGIKPFVQSSEENDEGGTLLAYDFDQLRSATIAHDVNEIRLGADARTLVYRSQHRLRAIDAQCELPEDGDEQKPPNEPGRKSGWIDLDRASVEIVPRDEWSQMFREAWRLQTEQFWVEDMSDIDWDRVYDRYHAVLERVRTRTDLSDVIWEMHGELGTSHAYEWGGDFREPPQYQRGFLGADLAWDDAEHGYCIERIYRGDSWNRDSDSPLAEPGLDVDAGDVIVGIGGRAVSRDVSPERLLVNGAGKDVAITVRRGRNAERNVLVKALANEAPLRYRAWVEAKRAYVHERSGGRVGYVHIPDMGPWGFAEFHRGYLTEFNRQGLIVDVRYNRGGHVSPLLLEKLARRRVGYDIPRYGAPMPYPPESVDGPMVAVTNQFAGSDGDIFSHCFKLYKLGPLVGKRTWGGVVGIAPYHHLVDGTVTTQPEYSFWFVDVGWGVENYGTEPDLEVDIAPHDYREGRDPQLDAALTLMDEALARTVPVRPDLATRPSLPLPTLA, encoded by the coding sequence ATGAGTCAGGGCTACTACCGATATCCGACGATCGCGGGAAACCGGATCGCCTTTGTTTGCGAGGACGACCTCTGGAGCGTCGGCGCCGATGGCGGCACGGCAGTTCGGCTGACGGTCAGCTTCGGAAGCTGTTCGTTTCCACGCTTCTCTCCAGACGGCGCGTGGATCGCCTTTACGTCGACCGACGAGGGACATCCCGAGGTGTACCTGATGCCGTCCGAAGGTGGAAAGCCGCAACGGCTTACCTTTCTCGGCAGCACGATCGCGTCCACGGTCGGATGGAGCGAGGACGGACGAGAGATCGCCTTCGTCGCCAATCCCGGCGCGTGGTATCCGAACGAGACGCGCGCCTTCCTTGTGCCGCGTGAGGGCGGTACGCCCAGCGAGCTTCCGCTGGGCCATGCCAAGACGATTGCGTACGGCGGACGAAACGCACTGGCGATCGGTCGCAACTCGACCGACCCCGCGCGGTGGAAGCGCTATCGCGGAGGAACCGCGGGCGAGATATGGATCGACGCCTCCGGCGACGGCACCTTCGATCGCCTGGACCTTCCCGACGGAAACCCCACGTGGCCGATGTGGATTGCCGATCGCATCTTCTTCCTCGCCGATCACGACGGCATCGGCAACGTGTACTCGTGCGCTCTGGACGGGCGCGACATCCAACGGCACACGCACGAGAACGAATACTACGCACGCTTCCCATCGTCGGACGGCGGACGCATCGTCTACGCGAGCGGCGGGCGCATCATGCGCTACGACATCATTGCCGACGACACGCGCGAAATCCCCATCGAGACGCATTCCGCAGCGCCGCAAACCGCGCGTCGCTTCGAGTCCGCCTCCGAGGGGCTGGAACACTTCGCTCCGCATCCGGACGGCACGAGCATCGCGTTGATTTCTCGGGGGCAGCCGTTCACGATGCCGTTCTTCGAAGGCGCGGCAATCCACCACGGAACCGGCAGCCGCGCGCGTTATCGCCTTGCGGAATGGATGCACGATGGCAAGCGCTTTATCTGCGTAACCGATCGCAACGGCTATGAGCAGCTGGAGATGCACGATCTCGGCACAACGACGCCCTCGGTGTCGCTGGTCACCGTCGGTGACGTCGGGCGAATCACCGAGCTCGCCGCGTCGCCGGCACGCGACATCGTCGCGTTCGCAAACCACCGCTACGAACTGTGCGTACTTGACGTTGCCGACGGCATCACCCGCACGCTCGACAAGAGCCCCGCGCAGCGGATAACCGATCTCGCATTCTCTCCCGACGGGCGATTCCTCGCGTACTCGTGGTCGCCCGTCGCCGGAACCTCGATCCTGCGTGTCGCAAAGATCAAATCGGGGCGCGTGCACGACGTGACGCCGCCGCTGCGCGACGATCGTTCGCCGGCGTGGGACCCCGAGGGGCGGTACCTGTATTTCATCTCGACGCGCGATTTCAACCCGGTGTACGACGCGCTCCAGTTCGACCTGAGCTTCCCGCAGGCGCACCGGCCGTTCGTCATCACGCTTCGGGCCGACGTGTCCTCGCCGTTCGTGCCGAAGCCGCGACCGATTCATCGCGACCACGAACCCGCCAAAGCCGAGCGCAACGACAAGCGCGACCCCAAGGACGTGACGATCGACTTCGACGGCATTGCCGGCCGCATCTTGGGATTTCCCGTCGAGGAGGGCGACTACCAGCAGATCGTCGCGTCGAAGGAGCGCGTCCTCTTCACGCGCTTTCCCGTACGCGGGATCAAGCCGTTCGTGCAATCCAGTGAGGAGAACGACGAAGGCGGAACGCTGCTCGCCTATGACTTCGACCAGTTGCGTTCGGCAACGATCGCTCACGACGTCAACGAGATCCGCCTGGGTGCGGATGCTCGCACGCTCGTCTACCGTTCGCAACACCGCTTGCGCGCGATCGACGCGCAGTGCGAGTTGCCCGAAGACGGCGATGAGCAGAAACCGCCAAACGAGCCGGGCCGCAAGAGCGGTTGGATCGACCTCGATCGCGCGTCGGTCGAGATCGTTCCACGCGACGAATGGTCGCAGATGTTCCGTGAGGCGTGGCGGCTGCAGACGGAGCAGTTCTGGGTTGAGGACATGAGCGACATCGACTGGGATCGCGTCTACGACCGTTACCACGCCGTTCTCGAACGCGTGCGCACGCGCACCGATCTCTCCGATGTGATTTGGGAGATGCATGGCGAGCTCGGAACCTCGCACGCGTACGAGTGGGGCGGAGATTTTCGCGAGCCGCCGCAGTACCAGCGCGGCTTCCTCGGTGCCGACCTCGCGTGGGACGACGCCGAGCACGGCTATTGCATCGAGCGCATCTACCGCGGCGATTCGTGGAATCGCGACAGCGATTCGCCGCTCGCCGAGCCGGGTCTCGACGTCGATGCGGGCGACGTGATCGTCGGAATCGGCGGGCGGGCCGTCTCGCGCGACGTGAGCCCTGAGCGGCTACTCGTCAACGGCGCGGGGAAAGACGTCGCGATCACCGTGCGCCGCGGGCGAAACGCCGAGCGCAACGTCTTGGTCAAAGCGCTCGCAAACGAGGCGCCGTTGCGATACCGCGCCTGGGTCGAAGCAAAGCGCGCATACGTGCACGAGCGCAGCGGCGGCCGGGTCGGCTACGTGCACATCCCCGACATGGGGCCGTGGGGCTTTGCCGAGTTCCATCGCGGGTACCTCACCGAGTTCAATCGGCAAGGACTGATCGTCGACGTGCGCTACAATCGCGGCGGACACGTCTCGCCGCTACTCTTGGAGAAGTTGGCGCGCAGACGCGTCGGGTACGACATTCCACGTTACGGAGCGCCGATGCCGTATCCGCCGGAGTCGGTCGACGGCCCGATGGTGGCGGTTACGAATCAGTTTGCCGGATCCGATGGCGATATTTTCAGCCACTGCTTCAAGCTGTACAAACTCGGGCCGCTCGTCGGAAAGCGCACGTGGGGAGGCGTCGTCGGCATCGCTCCATACCATCATCTCGTGGACGGCACCGTGACGACCCAGCCGGAGTATTCGTTCTGGTTCGTCGACGTCGGCTGGGGCGTGGAGAACTACGGTACCGAGCCCGATCTCGAAGTCGACATCGCGCCGCACGATTACCGCGAAGGCCGCGATCCGCAGCTGGACGCAGCGCTTACGCTCATGGACGAAGCGCTTGCGCGTACGGTCCCCGTTCGTCCGGATCTCGCGACGCGCCCGTCGCTTCCGCTGCCCACGCTCGCGTAA
- a CDS encoding glycosyltransferase family 39 protein, translating to MKRIAWIAAGLTFLAHLVANPHYGFFRDELYFIVCGRHPAWGYVDQPPLVPLIAAGSQLFGLSLVALRATAALFAAAGVFVTCRLVEEWGGRRYAQAFAALLVAVTPVLCAFGEKVGPDMVGLWLWPLAALYVARLVNGAHPRWWLAVGAALGVSCEAKYSVIFFGLALVAGIALSPSRRILLTPWFAAGIALAAVVALPNFLWQAAHGFPMWELLRDAQLTGKNVVLSPPAYVAQELLITNPLLAPIWIIGVIRAFADTRLRWVGWTYVLLIAMMIALHGKHYYPANVYPLLIASGALTLAQWTRHLTWARFTIATAAAVFSLWMLPLVEPILSEARAASYETTLERVLHTSAATEKHRPVAIGQDFADMHGWPQLAALVARVYRSLPPSERAQAAIVASNYGEAAAIDVFGSAYHLPPALSGHNNYWLWGTHGYSGNVVIDVNGDCGRREHLYRSSLRAATFDAPWIMSYEQNIPIMLCRGIRMPLAQLWPRLKDYI from the coding sequence ATGAAGCGCATCGCGTGGATCGCGGCCGGACTGACCTTCCTCGCGCATCTCGTCGCCAATCCGCACTACGGCTTCTTCCGCGACGAGCTGTACTTTATCGTCTGCGGACGTCACCCCGCGTGGGGCTACGTCGACCAGCCGCCGCTCGTTCCGCTCATCGCAGCGGGATCACAACTCTTCGGCCTCTCGCTCGTCGCGCTGCGCGCGACCGCAGCGCTCTTTGCCGCAGCCGGCGTCTTCGTCACGTGCAGGCTCGTAGAAGAGTGGGGCGGCAGACGCTATGCCCAAGCGTTCGCGGCGCTCCTCGTTGCCGTCACACCCGTACTCTGCGCGTTCGGAGAGAAGGTCGGCCCCGACATGGTCGGCCTGTGGCTCTGGCCCCTCGCCGCACTCTACGTCGCCCGGCTCGTCAACGGCGCGCATCCACGCTGGTGGCTCGCCGTTGGTGCGGCGCTCGGCGTTTCGTGCGAGGCAAAATACAGCGTCATTTTCTTCGGCCTCGCGCTCGTCGCCGGCATCGCGCTCTCACCGTCGCGACGCATTCTGCTCACGCCGTGGTTCGCTGCGGGAATAGCACTCGCCGCAGTCGTCGCGTTGCCGAACTTCCTCTGGCAAGCCGCGCACGGATTTCCGATGTGGGAGCTGTTACGCGACGCGCAGCTTACCGGGAAGAACGTCGTGCTTTCGCCGCCGGCGTACGTCGCGCAGGAACTGCTCATCACGAACCCGCTCCTCGCGCCGATCTGGATCATCGGCGTTATACGCGCCTTCGCGGACACGCGTCTGCGCTGGGTCGGATGGACGTACGTGCTGCTCATCGCGATGATGATCGCGCTGCACGGCAAGCACTACTACCCGGCCAACGTCTACCCGCTGCTCATCGCGAGCGGCGCGCTGACGCTCGCGCAATGGACGCGGCACCTCACGTGGGCGCGCTTCACGATTGCGACCGCGGCTGCCGTCTTCTCGTTGTGGATGCTGCCCCTAGTCGAGCCGATTCTTTCCGAGGCGCGCGCCGCGTCGTACGAGACGACGCTCGAGCGCGTGCTGCACACGAGTGCGGCGACGGAGAAGCACCGGCCGGTCGCGATCGGGCAGGATTTCGCCGACATGCACGGCTGGCCGCAGTTGGCGGCGCTCGTCGCTCGCGTCTATCGATCGCTGCCGCCGTCAGAGCGCGCACAGGCGGCGATCGTCGCGAGCAACTACGGTGAGGCCGCCGCGATCGACGTCTTCGGTAGCGCGTACCATCTGCCGCCGGCGCTCTCAGGGCACAACAACTACTGGCTGTGGGGAACGCACGGCTACAGCGGCAACGTCGTCATCGACGTCAACGGCGACTGCGGCAGGCGCGAGCATCTCTACCGCTCGAGCCTCCGCGCCGCGACCTTCGATGCGCCGTGGATCATGTCGTACGAGCAGAACATTCCGATCATGCTCTGCCGCGGCATTCGCATGCCGCTCGCGCAGCTATGGCCGCGTCTGAAAGACTACATATAG
- a CDS encoding DNA-3-methyladenine glycosylase I → MPPRSRCAWATTPEMIEYHDREWGKPLHDDMRLFEFLVLEGAQAGLSWLTILRKREGYRALFAGFDPARVARFTPARITRLLEDPRIVRNRAKVEAAVKNARAYVKIQREFGSFDAYVWRFVGGKPVHGKRRSAADVPASSAQAEAMSKDLRARGFTFVGPTICYAFMQAVGMVNDHVAACAAATPGRRKDYM, encoded by the coding sequence ATGCCGCCTAGAAGCCGTTGCGCGTGGGCCACGACGCCGGAGATGATCGAGTATCACGATCGCGAGTGGGGAAAGCCCCTGCACGACGACATGCGGCTCTTCGAGTTTCTGGTGCTCGAAGGCGCACAGGCCGGCTTGAGCTGGCTAACGATTCTGCGCAAACGCGAGGGATACCGTGCGCTCTTTGCCGGTTTCGATCCGGCACGCGTCGCGCGCTTTACGCCCGCGCGCATCACCCGTCTCCTCGAGGACCCGCGCATCGTGCGCAACCGCGCCAAGGTGGAGGCGGCGGTAAAGAATGCGCGCGCCTACGTGAAGATCCAGCGCGAGTTCGGCTCGTTCGATGCGTACGTGTGGCGGTTCGTCGGCGGAAAGCCGGTGCACGGCAAACGGCGCAGCGCTGCAGACGTCCCGGCGAGCTCGGCCCAGGCCGAGGCGATGAGCAAGGATCTGCGAGCGCGAGGGTTCACGTTCGTCGGCCCGACGATCTGCTACGCGTTCATGCAGGCCGTCGGCATGGTGAACGACCACGTTGCCGCGTGTGCCGCGGCTACGCCTGGACGCCGGAAGGACTATATGTAG
- a CDS encoding alpha/beta fold hydrolase, which yields MIPRSAALEHLLERDDERISEAGRTILLSHGAERPRAIVLFHGLTATPQQFRRYASDLFARGHNVLVPRLPRHGYRDRLTEALAGMTEEHLRELARESLVAARALGTRVTVGGFSAGGTLALWLAQHDEFDRAVAIAPFLGAAAVPAPLMAVGANVLLRLPNRFVWWDPIRRERQMPDDGYPRYATHALAQLYRLSSAVMRDASKIPAARAVIVVLNGGEVSVSNGAIRATLRRWRAAGARIERVDLRGMPPSHDIIEPDRNPRLAARVYPAILEAVDPVRDAA from the coding sequence ATGATTCCCCGTTCCGCAGCTTTGGAGCATCTGCTCGAGCGTGACGACGAGCGCATCTCCGAGGCCGGCAGAACGATCCTTCTTTCGCACGGCGCCGAGCGCCCTCGTGCGATCGTTCTCTTTCACGGACTCACGGCCACGCCCCAACAGTTTCGGCGCTACGCATCGGACTTGTTCGCCCGCGGGCACAACGTTCTCGTACCACGCCTTCCGCGGCACGGCTACCGAGACCGTCTCACGGAGGCGCTGGCAGGAATGACCGAGGAGCACCTGCGCGAGCTGGCGCGCGAGAGTCTCGTTGCGGCGCGCGCACTCGGCACGCGCGTGACGGTCGGCGGCTTCTCTGCAGGAGGAACGCTCGCGCTTTGGCTGGCGCAGCACGACGAGTTCGATCGCGCGGTGGCGATCGCGCCGTTTCTGGGCGCGGCAGCGGTGCCGGCACCACTCATGGCCGTGGGCGCGAACGTGCTGTTACGCCTCCCGAATCGGTTCGTCTGGTGGGATCCGATTCGGCGAGAGCGCCAGATGCCCGACGACGGCTATCCGCGATACGCGACGCACGCGTTGGCGCAGCTGTACCGTCTTTCGAGCGCCGTGATGCGCGATGCGTCGAAGATTCCTGCAGCGCGCGCCGTGATCGTGGTCCTCAACGGCGGCGAAGTCTCGGTGAGCAATGGCGCTATTCGCGCGACGCTGCGCCGCTGGCGCGCCGCAGGTGCACGGATCGAGCGCGTGGATTTACGTGGGATGCCGCCGTCACACGACATCATCGAGCCGGATCGCAACCCGAGGCTTGCCGCGCGCGTCTATCCTGCGATTCTCGAAGCCGTCGATCCGGTGCGCGATGCCGCCTAG
- the rocD gene encoding ornithine--oxo-acid transaminase encodes MVSYDGMKDRARDLIALETKYGAHNYRPLDVVVERAEGVWLWDVNGRRYLDCVSAYSALNQGHAHPRIRATLVEQSQRLSLSSRVVYNDRLPLFLEKLAAVTGYEAALPMNAGVEAVETAMKLARRWGYEVKGIPSNAAEIVVFANNFHGRTIAAISASSTAQYRNDFGPFLPGFIFVPYADIAALERAITPLTCAVMMEPIQGEGGVVVPPDGYLAAAATLCRERDVLFVADEIQTGLGRTGDLFACDRERVHPDILILGKALGGGYYPVSAVVASRALMDLFGAGDHGSTFGGNPLAAAVACTALDVIVEERLAERSRRAGDRLLAGLRAVTSPHVRDVRGRGLLVGIELDRPARLLSEALLERGIIAKDTHENVLRVAPPLVIDDESLDFLVDGLGEAIRGLEARAVSG; translated from the coding sequence ATGGTATCATACGACGGCATGAAGGATCGTGCCCGCGATCTGATCGCGCTCGAAACGAAGTACGGCGCCCACAACTATCGCCCCCTCGACGTCGTCGTCGAGCGGGCCGAAGGCGTCTGGCTTTGGGACGTAAACGGCCGGCGCTATCTCGATTGCGTGAGCGCGTACTCCGCGCTCAACCAAGGACACGCTCATCCGCGCATTCGCGCGACCCTGGTAGAGCAGTCGCAACGTCTATCGCTCTCGTCGCGCGTCGTGTACAACGACCGACTGCCGCTCTTCCTCGAGAAGCTCGCTGCCGTCACGGGATACGAAGCGGCGCTGCCGATGAACGCGGGCGTGGAGGCGGTCGAGACGGCGATGAAGCTCGCGCGGCGCTGGGGATACGAGGTCAAAGGCATTCCCTCGAACGCTGCGGAGATCGTCGTCTTTGCAAACAACTTTCACGGTCGCACGATTGCCGCCATCTCGGCGAGCTCGACGGCGCAGTACCGCAACGATTTCGGTCCCTTCCTTCCCGGTTTCATCTTCGTGCCGTACGCCGACATCGCAGCGCTGGAGCGCGCGATCACGCCGCTGACATGCGCGGTGATGATGGAGCCTATTCAAGGCGAGGGCGGCGTCGTCGTTCCGCCCGACGGGTACCTGGCTGCGGCAGCGACACTCTGCCGCGAGCGCGACGTCCTCTTCGTGGCCGACGAGATCCAGACGGGGCTCGGACGAACGGGCGATCTCTTCGCGTGCGATCGCGAGCGCGTGCATCCGGACATTCTCATCTTGGGGAAGGCGCTCGGCGGCGGGTATTACCCGGTCTCCGCGGTGGTCGCAAGCCGCGCCCTCATGGACCTCTTCGGAGCAGGCGACCATGGCAGCACCTTCGGCGGCAATCCGCTCGCAGCCGCGGTCGCCTGCACTGCCCTCGACGTGATCGTCGAAGAACGACTCGCGGAACGCTCCAGACGCGCGGGCGATCGCCTTCTGGCCGGCCTCCGCGCCGTCACCTCCCCGCACGTACGCGACGTGCGTGGACGTGGTCTCCTGGTGGGGATCGAGCTCGATCGTCCGGCGCGTCTGCTCTCCGAGGCTCTTCTCGAGCGCGGGATCATCGCCAAAGACACGCATGAAAACGTCCTGCGGGTCGCGCCGCCGCTCGTTATCGACGACGAGAGTCTCGACTTTCTCGTCGACGGGCTCGGCGAAGCGATTCGCGGCCTCGAAGCCCGGGCCGTCTCCGGTTGA
- the infC gene encoding translation initiation factor IF-3: MSHHDRHGRSAIARPLRVNDQIRIRTVRVIDENGDQLGIMPIEDAQARARAAGLDLIEISPNAQPPVCKVGDYGRLKYEQSKKDKDARKKQRHFELKEVKLRPKIETHDYETKARMAERLLQDGSKIKVTIMFRGREITYAVFGRRLLDRMAEDMLPLAIVEREPRLEGKNMFMILAPRSAPTGPPKYSLPPKKPGAPAAEPDGSA; this comes from the coding sequence GTGTCACATCACGATCGTCACGGGAGGAGCGCCATAGCTCGACCGCTTCGCGTCAACGATCAGATCCGCATCCGAACGGTGCGCGTCATCGACGAGAACGGCGACCAGCTCGGCATCATGCCGATCGAGGACGCGCAGGCCCGCGCCCGCGCAGCCGGACTCGACCTGATCGAGATCTCGCCGAACGCCCAGCCGCCGGTCTGCAAGGTCGGCGATTACGGACGGCTCAAGTACGAGCAGTCGAAAAAGGACAAGGACGCGCGCAAGAAGCAGCGGCATTTCGAGCTCAAGGAAGTAAAGCTCCGTCCGAAAATCGAGACGCACGATTACGAAACGAAAGCGCGAATGGCGGAGCGCCTGCTGCAAGACGGGAGCAAGATCAAAGTCACGATCATGTTCCGCGGCCGCGAGATCACGTACGCAGTATTCGGGCGACGTCTACTCGATCGCATGGCAGAGGACATGCTGCCGCTTGCGATCGTCGAGCGCGAGCCGCGACTCGAAGGAAAGAACATGTTCATGATTTTGGCGCCGCGCTCGGCACCGACGGGCCCGCCGAAGTATTCGTTGCCCCCGAAGAAACCGGGGGCTCCAGCCGCAGAGCCGGATGGAAGCGCGTAG